The proteins below come from a single uncultured Carboxylicivirga sp. genomic window:
- a CDS encoding ATP-dependent helicase has protein sequence MRYKRLNAQLNKTSQSGWGHIANAFEAEGRALNPVFSPNIHHPHSDYAQEIEQIRQNNPKLGVTFNRLNTHQRHAVFHPAQNTILAAMVGSGKTTVLIAKVFYLHFIKGIPFNQMVVLTFTNKAAREIKERIASFLGDLNTNLKEQLRYFGTFHSVARQLLEEHPQLTTLGFQPGFMIMDQQEKQEFLERIITQEGLTVKYQNQLTKRWKNYTENGSVLMGNMKQEDDLKQLIQLAQAEKQVINSMDFDDLLELSNKLIKAHSSFQPQWIIVDEFQDCNPIQLDFIENLRGPKSSVFVVGDPNQSIYGWRGSNEHIFKEVYSDWNATWMELPQNYRSTENIISAAETLLSEQNSSLTATRSGGTPISLVRHFDDQGEAFYLREKMISLQKEDFVLDKVAILFRTHDQIKVVETIFSQAKIPFQLGKRIELYDDVAQTFLLRIFKLCCNPNDVDACLAIICDKTFGAQKRTKKLIQELRERENEESALQAMIDFLETSKKLAVEHIHLLKRIQSFFNEFIEDKEATSDQLIDYLGLRFLLKPTSIHNNEYLKSIEIAWQQLQLYMKQNNWGKREEIFQMAIDQVVLEGTFMINDRIKEKGSGVHLLTIHAAKGLEFDRIFIAGANTGIIPLTQHQGSQNLKEEKRLLFVAITRGKDAVEIGWHAQPSFRNAMPEPSYFFNAIPESLLDRKISESDKAKESVQLTSDEWAVDSSVKHKKYGTGIITSVTDTDLICAFEAIGEKSFSKAFAKALLTRVD, from the coding sequence ATGAGATATAAACGACTTAATGCGCAGTTAAACAAAACTTCTCAGAGTGGGTGGGGGCATATCGCTAATGCTTTCGAAGCTGAAGGTCGCGCATTAAATCCTGTTTTTAGTCCCAATATTCATCATCCGCATTCCGATTATGCACAAGAGATTGAACAAATACGCCAGAATAATCCAAAGCTAGGTGTTACTTTTAATCGCTTGAATACCCATCAGCGTCATGCTGTGTTTCATCCGGCTCAAAATACCATTCTGGCAGCAATGGTAGGAAGTGGAAAAACAACTGTTCTGATAGCTAAAGTTTTTTACCTGCATTTTATTAAAGGTATTCCTTTTAATCAGATGGTGGTGTTGACTTTTACCAATAAGGCGGCTCGTGAAATAAAAGAGCGAATAGCTTCTTTCTTAGGTGATTTAAATACCAATCTCAAAGAACAGTTACGTTATTTTGGTACTTTTCACTCTGTTGCACGTCAACTGCTCGAAGAGCATCCTCAACTTACCACACTTGGATTTCAGCCTGGTTTTATGATTATGGATCAGCAGGAGAAACAAGAGTTTCTAGAGCGAATCATTACACAGGAAGGATTAACTGTTAAGTATCAGAATCAACTGACCAAGCGTTGGAAGAATTATACGGAGAATGGTTCTGTTTTGATGGGAAATATGAAGCAGGAGGATGATTTAAAGCAGCTTATTCAATTGGCTCAAGCTGAGAAACAAGTCATCAATAGTATGGATTTTGATGATTTATTGGAGCTTTCCAATAAGTTGATAAAAGCGCATTCTTCATTTCAACCACAATGGATAATAGTAGATGAGTTTCAGGATTGTAATCCAATTCAATTAGATTTTATTGAGAATTTAAGGGGACCTAAATCGAGCGTTTTTGTGGTGGGCGATCCTAATCAAAGTATTTATGGTTGGCGCGGAAGTAATGAGCATATTTTTAAAGAGGTGTATTCCGATTGGAATGCAACGTGGATGGAATTACCACAAAATTACCGAAGTACCGAAAATATTATTTCGGCTGCAGAAACGTTACTGTCAGAACAAAATAGTTCCCTAACAGCTACTCGTTCAGGTGGAACACCCATCTCTTTGGTTCGGCATTTCGATGATCAGGGGGAAGCATTCTATCTGCGCGAAAAAATGATAAGTCTGCAAAAAGAAGATTTTGTATTGGATAAGGTGGCCATTTTATTTCGTACTCACGATCAGATTAAAGTGGTGGAGACCATCTTTTCGCAAGCTAAAATTCCTTTTCAACTAGGGAAACGAATTGAATTATACGATGATGTAGCCCAGACATTCTTACTTCGAATTTTCAAATTATGTTGTAATCCAAATGATGTGGATGCCTGTTTGGCCATTATTTGTGATAAAACCTTTGGAGCGCAAAAAAGAACCAAAAAACTGATTCAGGAACTTCGCGAAAGAGAGAACGAAGAAAGTGCTTTACAAGCAATGATTGATTTTCTCGAAACAAGTAAAAAGTTAGCAGTTGAACACATCCATCTATTAAAAAGGATTCAATCCTTTTTTAATGAATTTATTGAAGACAAAGAAGCTACTTCAGATCAATTAATTGATTATTTAGGGCTTCGTTTTTTGTTGAAACCCACATCTATTCATAACAACGAATATTTGAAGTCGATTGAAATAGCCTGGCAGCAATTGCAGCTTTATATGAAGCAGAATAATTGGGGTAAACGAGAAGAAATATTTCAAATGGCTATCGATCAGGTGGTGTTAGAAGGCACTTTTATGATTAATGATCGAATTAAAGAAAAAGGTTCAGGAGTTCATTTGCTTACCATTCATGCAGCCAAAGGTTTAGAGTTCGATCGTATTTTTATTGCTGGTGCCAATACGGGTATTATTCCATTAACACAACATCAGGGAAGTCAGAATTTAAAAGAAGAAAAGCGCTTGTTGTTTGTTGCCATCACAAGGGGGAAAGATGCAGTGGAAATAGGCTGGCATGCTCAACCATCGTTCCGAAATGCAATGCCCGAACCTTCGTATTTTTTTAATGCTATTCCTGAATCCTTATTGGACAGAAAAATATCAGAATCAGATAAAGCCAAAGAATCTGTACAACTTACATCTGATGAGTGGGCAGTAGATTCAAGTGTGAAACACAAGAAATACGGCACTGGAATTATTACCTCTGTTACCGATACTGATTTGATTTGCGCATTTGAAGCCATTGGTGAAAAATCCTTTTCAAAAGCATTTGCCAAGGCTTTGTTAACGCGCGTTGATTAA
- a CDS encoding DEAD/DEAH box helicase, which produces MSSAVTRILNKHSERIIATRSISARKAEFVEPPVQLHPELQKWMSQNGYKQLYSHQAEMFEKAHAGKSVVITTGTASGKSLSFYLPVMQRILENPSRRAIFIYPTKALTKDQYRNIKEFVAFFGENRIQAGIYDGDTSPNERSRIREQANIILTNPDMINAGFIPNHNKYGFPHIFANLDTIIIDELHAYRGAFGSHVSNVFRRLLRICEYHGNRPRFLCSSATIANPQELAENICHTPFEMIDKDGSPMPAKHIHFFQPEYLDEAKRKKSVTEELKVILPQLVLSGVRSITFCQSRRETEIVTKETRDILASDPMEYGINLSDKISAYRGGYTPLERAKIEKDLVDGALLSVVSTNALELGIDIGSLDAVVMGGFPGTRASFWQQLGRAGRSGSEAHAIVMLKEKPLDQYVGKHPDWLLHADSENAIIDRDNLYIQLSHIRAASAELPLTIDDIAYFPDLGEIIPLLVKEGELIEQNSTYQWSGDISPAHEISLRNVSGDTIKIVDMDKQETVSVVDIVQAKKEFYPGAIYLHDSVQYKSIKLDLESKTAFIKEVDSNYYTEPHKPGEIVVLTEHEHEEQQRINRFFGDVRVTVNVTGYKMIEFNTHQNLGYTELTEILRTKMDTEACWIEIPDIVVRTFVATGKAPALEPESPAGKVPRYDYSEGLVHCLRAAAAMRVMATDSDLEGSIFSFVDDKTKRTKYAVVLYDGYPGGLGFAEKAFDFMDQIIQNAGNLLKSCSCKNGCPVCVGDHRIEKHLILWALRNFYKELPSPISGVIGERINRTQESSLPKIPWQTIKNNWDDVLNRFQTEDRFGAKFLKEVIKVDQTAEMLVLYLPASILKIANNDTVIKGLKNEFTLIAETPEVFSISLRSGTETDIRKEIKIRRMMGNKDE; this is translated from the coding sequence ATGAGTAGTGCTGTTACCCGTATTTTAAATAAACATAGCGAACGAATTATAGCCACCCGAAGTATTTCTGCACGTAAGGCTGAGTTTGTTGAACCTCCGGTTCAGCTGCATCCGGAATTGCAGAAATGGATGTCGCAAAATGGTTACAAACAGCTATACTCGCATCAGGCCGAGATGTTTGAAAAAGCTCATGCGGGAAAAAGTGTAGTGATCACTACCGGTACTGCCAGCGGTAAATCACTGTCGTTTTATCTTCCGGTGATGCAGCGCATACTGGAGAATCCATCGCGCAGAGCCATTTTTATTTATCCAACCAAGGCTTTAACGAAAGACCAGTACAGGAATATAAAAGAATTTGTGGCTTTTTTTGGCGAAAATCGTATTCAAGCTGGTATTTACGATGGTGACACTTCGCCCAATGAGCGGAGCCGTATTCGGGAACAGGCCAACATCATTCTTACGAATCCGGACATGATTAACGCCGGATTTATTCCCAACCATAACAAATACGGATTTCCTCATATTTTTGCCAACCTCGACACCATCATTATTGACGAACTTCATGCCTATCGTGGAGCTTTTGGATCACATGTATCCAATGTTTTTCGTCGCTTGCTTCGCATATGCGAATATCATGGTAATCGTCCTCGTTTTTTATGTAGTTCGGCAACCATTGCCAATCCGCAAGAACTGGCTGAAAACATTTGCCACACTCCTTTTGAGATGATTGATAAAGATGGATCGCCGATGCCGGCTAAACATATCCACTTTTTTCAACCCGAATATCTGGACGAAGCCAAACGCAAAAAATCAGTCACCGAGGAACTCAAAGTTATTTTACCACAATTAGTACTATCAGGTGTTCGATCGATTACGTTCTGTCAATCGCGCCGCGAAACAGAGATTGTGACCAAAGAAACCCGCGATATTCTGGCATCTGACCCAATGGAATATGGTATTAATTTATCCGACAAAATATCAGCATACAGAGGAGGTTACACTCCTTTAGAAAGAGCAAAAATTGAAAAAGATTTGGTGGATGGAGCTTTATTAAGTGTGGTATCCACAAACGCTTTGGAGCTGGGTATTGACATTGGTTCGCTAGATGCCGTTGTGATGGGAGGATTTCCGGGTACACGGGCCAGTTTCTGGCAACAGCTGGGCCGAGCAGGCCGAAGCGGATCAGAGGCTCATGCCATTGTAATGCTAAAAGAAAAACCACTGGATCAATATGTAGGTAAACATCCCGACTGGTTGCTTCACGCCGATTCAGAAAATGCCATTATCGATCGCGATAACCTGTATATTCAGCTGTCGCACATCAGGGCTGCCTCGGCAGAATTACCACTTACCATCGATGATATTGCCTACTTCCCCGATTTGGGTGAAATCATTCCTCTTTTGGTGAAAGAGGGCGAATTAATTGAGCAAAACAGCACCTATCAATGGAGTGGCGATATCTCTCCGGCTCACGAAATCAGCCTTCGAAATGTGTCTGGCGACACCATCAAAATTGTAGATATGGATAAGCAGGAAACAGTATCGGTTGTGGATATTGTTCAGGCTAAAAAAGAGTTTTACCCCGGTGCTATTTACTTGCACGACAGCGTTCAATACAAATCCATCAAGCTCGATTTAGAATCGAAAACTGCTTTTATAAAGGAAGTTGATTCCAACTATTACACCGAACCACACAAACCCGGCGAAATTGTTGTATTAACAGAGCACGAGCACGAAGAACAGCAGCGCATCAATCGCTTTTTTGGTGATGTTAGAGTTACGGTAAATGTTACAGGTTATAAAATGATTGAGTTCAACACGCATCAAAACCTGGGATACACCGAACTTACAGAAATTTTACGCACAAAAATGGATACCGAAGCCTGCTGGATTGAAATTCCTGATATTGTGGTGCGTACTTTTGTGGCAACCGGTAAAGCTCCGGCTTTGGAACCGGAAAGTCCCGCAGGTAAGGTGCCTCGTTACGATTACAGCGAAGGACTGGTACATTGCTTGCGTGCAGCAGCAGCCATGCGAGTGATGGCCACCGATAGCGATTTGGAAGGCAGCATTTTTTCTTTTGTTGATGATAAAACAAAACGCACCAAATACGCAGTGGTTTTGTACGATGGTTATCCGGGAGGACTAGGTTTTGCCGAGAAAGCTTTCGATTTTATGGATCAGATTATCCAGAATGCCGGAAATCTGCTAAAAAGTTGTTCCTGTAAAAACGGATGTCCGGTTTGTGTGGGTGATCACCGCATTGAAAAACATTTGATTTTATGGGCTCTTCGTAACTTTTACAAAGAACTACCATCGCCTATTTCAGGTGTTATTGGTGAGCGTATTAACCGAACTCAGGAATCATCTTTACCCAAAATACCTTGGCAAACCATTAAAAATAACTGGGATGATGTATTGAATCGTTTTCAAACGGAAGATCGTTTTGGTGCTAAGTTTTTAAAAGAGGTGATTAAGGTTGATCAAACAGCCGAAATGTTGGTTCTTTATTTACCGGCCAGCATACTGAAGATTGCCAATAACGATACCGTAATTAAAGGTTTGAAAAACGAATTTACATTAATAGCTGAAACACCGGAAGTGTTCAGTATTAGCTTACGATCAGGCACTGAAACCGATATTCGCAAAGAAATAAAGATTCGCAGAATGATGGGAAATAAGGATGAGTAA
- a CDS encoding NPCBM/NEW2 domain-containing protein — translation MRKSSFVYLLSVILLCSCEAPGKKNTDDRKEFHKWAETPPMGWNSWDCFGPSVVEDEVKANADYMAQYLKEAGWEYIIVDIRWYADNQTTGHYNPYDKTDFVLDEYGRYMPSPKRFPSSVDGAGFKPLADYIHGLGLKFGIHIMRGVPKEAVFNKMPIAGTDVTADQIYSTESECTWLQDNYTVVKGKKGSQEYYNSILDLYASWGVDYIKVDDLSRPYHSDEIEMLRNAIDGCGRPIVLSMSPGATPIDQHEHATNHANMWRTIDDFWDNWAQLNYSFGMCAKWAPYITKGAWPDADMLPLGKFIRGERATNRYTNFTKDEQYSLMTLWSMFKSPLMFGGNLPDNDQFTNDLITNEEVLYVNKYSENNRQYKADDNITIWTANDPVNGDLFLALFNNEGDGFIKTQSLLYRSGTVSQLTDGFGEDIDVKIPEGSTELYLIVNDGGDGISWDHADWINPQIELASGKTIKLTDLEWEYATAGWSKATVNKNVSGTALNVKGVEYENGIGTHSQSIIMYKIPENTVRFTCFAGLDKAATDVQGGTTVEFMLAVEDPTPRVVDVSKAVANTGRISKKLPKGKNIEADITNAKKLYLVVTDAGDNFNNDHADWINPTIYKANGESLSLADLDWTNATCGWGEVQKNKSIDGNALTVAGKKYKTGIGTHSNSIIEFDLPEGYTTFKALCAFDDEVKVKAEGVTMEFLVYTHDPKSDNKVTIPVNLNEYEFDGECVIRDLWKNEDLGRFSGSEFKPSIAAHGAGLYRISKK, via the coding sequence ATGAGAAAATCAAGTTTTGTTTATCTGTTGTCTGTCATTCTGTTATGCTCTTGTGAAGCTCCTGGTAAGAAAAATACAGATGATAGAAAAGAGTTTCATAAATGGGCCGAAACCCCACCAATGGGTTGGAATAGCTGGGATTGTTTTGGACCATCGGTAGTTGAAGATGAGGTTAAAGCCAATGCCGATTATATGGCACAATATCTTAAAGAGGCAGGCTGGGAATATATTATTGTTGATATTCGTTGGTATGCCGATAATCAAACAACAGGCCATTATAATCCATATGATAAAACCGATTTTGTGTTGGATGAGTATGGACGATATATGCCATCTCCAAAGCGTTTTCCATCATCGGTTGATGGTGCCGGATTTAAACCTTTGGCTGATTATATACATGGTTTAGGTCTTAAATTTGGTATACATATTATGCGCGGAGTACCTAAAGAAGCCGTGTTTAATAAGATGCCAATTGCCGGAACAGATGTTACAGCTGACCAGATTTATTCAACCGAATCGGAGTGTACCTGGTTACAGGATAATTACACTGTGGTTAAAGGTAAAAAAGGTAGTCAGGAATACTATAATTCAATTTTAGATTTATATGCTTCGTGGGGGGTAGATTACATCAAGGTTGATGATTTATCTCGTCCATATCATAGCGATGAAATTGAAATGTTACGTAATGCCATTGATGGTTGTGGTCGTCCAATTGTATTAAGTATGTCGCCTGGTGCAACTCCTATCGATCAGCATGAGCATGCTACTAATCATGCAAATATGTGGCGTACAATTGACGATTTTTGGGATAACTGGGCACAACTAAACTACTCATTCGGAATGTGTGCTAAATGGGCTCCTTATATTACAAAAGGTGCATGGCCTGATGCAGATATGCTTCCATTGGGTAAATTTATTCGCGGTGAGAGAGCAACGAATCGCTACACCAACTTTACCAAAGATGAGCAATACTCATTGATGACATTGTGGTCTATGTTCAAATCTCCGTTGATGTTTGGTGGTAATTTACCCGATAACGATCAATTTACCAATGATTTGATTACCAATGAAGAGGTGTTGTATGTAAATAAATATTCCGAAAATAATAGGCAATACAAGGCTGATGATAATATTACCATCTGGACTGCTAATGATCCTGTTAATGGTGATTTGTTCCTTGCATTGTTTAATAACGAAGGAGATGGTTTTATCAAAACACAAAGTTTGTTGTATCGAAGCGGAACTGTTTCGCAATTAACAGATGGTTTTGGTGAAGATATCGATGTTAAAATTCCGGAAGGAAGCACCGAACTTTATTTAATTGTGAATGACGGAGGTGACGGAATTAGCTGGGATCATGCGGATTGGATTAACCCACAAATTGAACTTGCTTCAGGAAAAACAATCAAGTTAACAGATCTCGAGTGGGAATATGCCACTGCCGGATGGAGTAAAGCTACAGTAAACAAAAACGTTTCAGGTACTGCTTTAAATGTAAAAGGTGTTGAATACGAAAATGGAATTGGTACTCATAGTCAATCTATTATCATGTACAAGATTCCTGAAAATACAGTGCGTTTTACTTGTTTTGCCGGTTTAGATAAGGCAGCTACTGATGTACAAGGTGGTACTACGGTTGAGTTTATGTTAGCGGTTGAAGATCCAACTCCACGTGTTGTTGATGTGTCAAAAGCGGTTGCCAATACAGGCCGTATCAGTAAAAAACTTCCAAAAGGTAAAAACATTGAGGCTGACATTACCAATGCTAAAAAGCTTTACTTAGTGGTGACCGATGCAGGTGATAATTTTAACAATGATCATGCTGATTGGATCAATCCAACCATTTATAAAGCTAATGGCGAATCACTTTCGTTAGCCGATTTAGATTGGACAAATGCAACATGTGGCTGGGGCGAAGTTCAAAAAAATAAGTCGATTGATGGTAATGCGTTAACGGTAGCTGGTAAAAAATACAAAACGGGTATTGGAACTCACTCCAATTCAATTATCGAATTCGATTTGCCCGAAGGTTATACCACATTTAAAGCGCTGTGTGCTTTTGATGATGAAGTAAAAGTAAAGGCCGAAGGCGTAACCATGGAATTTTTGGTATACACACACGATCCAAAATCGGATAATAAAGTAACCATTCCGGTTAACTTAAATGAGTATGAGTTTGATGGAGAATGTGTTATTCGCGATTTATGGAAGAACGAAGATTTGGGACGTTTCTCAGGTTCTGAATTCAAACCATCAATTGCTGCACATGGAGCAGGTCTTTACCGAATTTCAAAAAAATAA
- a CDS encoding methyltransferase, with protein MEIFSNNNSSFKIDRYPATNLSSLKPWNAADEYIVSYIEEHKLQSPTIIVNDRFGFLPLALQNLNPTIIIDYKSQEKAIFKNIATNNIDTNNFSFSNILSTDNADFNLGIVKVPKSMELFSLYLHQLSQIINAEGTVLSGFMTKYFTPSMLEVANKYFGKVEQSLAWKKSRLLILSDPIKKQEESLTETIPLPNGENLTQYKGVFSSKKIDVGTRFLLEQLTITENENTILDLACGNGIIAHQLSELKPNAEFHLMDDFYLAVESAKLNLPKASCHFNNELNDFQEGLFDLIVTNPPFHFGHETNIEVSLDLFKQTCRCLKSTGRFVIVANKHLNYSTHLRKIYRNIVITAENAKFQIIECRNVI; from the coding sequence ATGGAGATATTTTCAAACAATAATAGTTCATTTAAAATAGATCGATACCCGGCAACCAACCTATCTTCGTTGAAGCCGTGGAATGCTGCTGACGAATACATTGTTTCTTACATCGAAGAACATAAACTGCAATCGCCAACTATTATTGTTAACGATCGCTTTGGATTTCTGCCACTGGCACTGCAAAATTTGAATCCAACCATCATAATTGATTATAAAAGTCAGGAGAAGGCTATCTTCAAAAATATAGCAACCAACAACATAGATACCAATAACTTTTCTTTTTCGAATATTCTATCAACTGATAATGCTGATTTTAATCTTGGAATTGTAAAGGTGCCCAAGTCGATGGAACTGTTTTCGTTGTATCTGCATCAATTATCACAGATCATTAATGCTGAAGGGACCGTTCTAAGTGGCTTTATGACAAAATATTTTACCCCATCAATGCTGGAAGTTGCCAATAAGTATTTTGGTAAGGTAGAGCAATCACTCGCATGGAAAAAATCCAGATTATTGATTCTTTCAGATCCCATCAAAAAGCAGGAAGAATCATTAACCGAAACGATTCCATTGCCCAATGGTGAAAATCTAACTCAATATAAAGGTGTTTTTTCATCAAAAAAGATTGATGTTGGAACCCGATTTTTGCTTGAGCAATTAACCATTACCGAAAATGAAAATACGATCCTTGATTTGGCATGTGGAAATGGGATTATTGCTCATCAATTATCAGAGCTAAAACCAAATGCCGAATTTCATTTGATGGATGATTTTTACCTGGCTGTTGAATCTGCAAAGCTGAATTTACCCAAAGCCAGTTGCCACTTCAATAACGAACTAAATGATTTTCAGGAAGGATTATTTGACCTGATTGTAACCAATCCTCCTTTTCATTTTGGGCATGAAACCAATATTGAAGTATCGCTTGATTTGTTTAAACAAACTTGCCGGTGTTTAAAAAGTACAGGTAGATTTGTAATTGTAGCCAATAAACATTTGAATTACAGTACTCACTTACGAAAGATCTATCGTAACATTGTCATCACTGCTGAAAATGCCAAGTTTCAGATTATTGAGTGCCGGAATGTGATTTAA
- a CDS encoding sialate O-acetylesterase, with protein sequence MNRNQILTIVSLFFVSTFVTQAKVTLPSLISDNMVLQQGKPVHIWGKADAGETVTVSILNQTQQVEADADGNWQVWLHPLKASESVTMTITGKNKLTIKNILIGEVWFAAGQSNMEWSVQKSNNSDEEIASADYPEIRFFDAKRSFRDFPQEDIEGEWVLCSPKTVAQMTGGGYFFARGLHQQLKVPVGLIDASWGATRCEAWTPAFSYERDPRLKFWQDEWKQYQHDFPEAYAKYEKQMTDWKVKAKEAKKAGMEIPKEPREPKRKNKNQPSSIYNGVVAPISHYTIQGVIWYQGENNAYKEQAFRYRYLFSEMINAWREEWNQGQFPFIYAQLSTLWEHPYWPVLRESQTEALKLYNTAMIATYDIGDSTNAHFRNKQDVGERFLLAARKLVYGEDIVASGPLFRQMTIEGNTLRIWFDHAKGLKASDGKALKSFQIAGEDGKLYKANAIIDGETIILSNDQVKNPQVARYDFNDITHGNLINEAQLPAIPFRTDVRDGL encoded by the coding sequence ATGAATCGTAATCAAATCCTAACAATTGTATCATTATTTTTTGTATCCACTTTTGTTACTCAGGCAAAAGTTACATTACCCTCTTTAATATCAGACAATATGGTACTTCAGCAAGGCAAGCCCGTTCATATTTGGGGAAAAGCCGATGCTGGAGAAACAGTAACCGTAAGTATTCTTAATCAAACCCAACAAGTAGAGGCCGATGCTGATGGAAACTGGCAGGTTTGGTTGCATCCGTTAAAAGCTTCGGAATCGGTTACAATGACAATTACCGGAAAGAACAAATTAACCATTAAAAATATACTTATTGGTGAAGTATGGTTTGCTGCCGGTCAGTCAAACATGGAATGGTCGGTACAAAAATCTAATAATTCAGATGAAGAGATCGCGAGTGCAGATTATCCTGAAATCCGTTTTTTTGATGCAAAAAGAAGTTTTAGAGATTTTCCGCAAGAGGATATTGAAGGCGAGTGGGTGCTTTGTTCGCCCAAAACAGTAGCCCAAATGACAGGTGGTGGTTATTTTTTTGCCAGAGGATTGCATCAACAATTAAAGGTTCCGGTTGGATTAATTGATGCATCGTGGGGTGCAACCCGTTGCGAGGCCTGGACTCCTGCTTTTTCATACGAAAGAGATCCTCGTCTGAAATTCTGGCAGGATGAATGGAAACAGTATCAGCATGATTTTCCTGAAGCATATGCCAAGTACGAAAAGCAGATGACAGATTGGAAAGTTAAGGCAAAAGAAGCGAAGAAAGCTGGCATGGAAATTCCTAAAGAACCACGTGAACCCAAACGTAAGAATAAAAATCAACCCTCATCTATTTATAATGGGGTAGTGGCACCCATCAGTCATTATACAATACAAGGTGTAATTTGGTATCAGGGCGAGAATAATGCCTACAAAGAGCAGGCTTTCCGTTATCGTTATTTGTTTTCTGAAATGATTAATGCGTGGAGAGAAGAATGGAACCAGGGGCAATTCCCATTTATTTATGCTCAATTGTCAACGCTGTGGGAGCACCCCTATTGGCCGGTTTTACGCGAATCTCAAACCGAAGCTTTAAAATTGTACAATACAGCAATGATAGCCACCTACGATATTGGTGACTCAACCAATGCTCATTTCAGAAATAAACAAGATGTGGGTGAGCGCTTTTTATTAGCTGCCCGTAAATTGGTGTACGGTGAAGATATTGTGGCTTCGGGTCCTCTTTTCAGGCAAATGACCATTGAAGGAAATACCTTGCGAATATGGTTTGACCATGCCAAAGGTTTAAAAGCATCGGATGGCAAAGCATTAAAAAGTTTTCAGATTGCAGGTGAGGATGGCAAATTATATAAAGCAAATGCAATTATTGATGGAGAAACAATTATTCTTAGCAATGATCAGGTTAAAAATCCACAGGTTGCCCGTTACGATTTTAACGACATCACTCACGGCAATTTAATTAACGAAGCTCAATTACCCGCCATACCATTCCGTACAGATGTAAGAGATGGACTATAA